In Streptomyces seoulensis, the following are encoded in one genomic region:
- a CDS encoding type I polyketide synthase, translating into MDNEQKLRDYLKRATVDLRESRQRVQDLEERAHEPIAIVGMACRLPGGVASPEDLWELLSAGRDAVGPFPDGRGWDLENLYHPDPDHLGTSYAREGGFLYDADRFDAEFFGISPREAAAMDPQQRLLLETSWEAFEHAGIAPTTLRGTRTGVYMGVMYDDYGSRPHTPEGFEGYMLTGSAGSVASGRLAYTFGLEAPAVTVDTACSSSLVALHLAAQALRQGECSMALAGGVTVMATPGTFVEFSRQRGLAPDGRCRAFSSSADGTGWAEGVGVLVLEKLSDAERAGHRVLAVMRGSAVNQDGASSQLTAPNGPSQERVVRAALADARLSASEVDAVEAHGTGTRLGDPIEARALMAAYGQARGDDNPLWLGSVKSNIGHTQAAAGVAGVIKMVMAMREGVMPPTLHVDEPTPEVDWSAGTVRLLTRTQRWPELGRPRRAGVSSFGISGTNAHVILEEAPRARATGAADDAQRPAPDRPALPAPWLLSAKSEAALRAQAGRLRDWLAAHPEADDADVAAALLTGRAHLARRGAVLGADRTALLAGLTALAEGVESPQLVSGAAATGRTAFLFTGQGAQRVGMGEGLAAAFPVFAAALDDICAEFDALLGVSLREVMSGRADDAGHGAPLDRTEYTQPALFAFEVAMYRLLESFGVTPDVVVGHSIGELAAAYVAGVWSRADACRLVAARGRLMGALPTGGAMLAAAVPEERARHLLATAPVSLAAVNGPTAVVFSGGAAAIAALEERLKDEGVRTSRLTVSHAFHSSLMEPMLAAYEEVAGSVAYRQPRMDVCSTVSGAPAGPELLTPQYWVRQVREAVRFAPAVRSLADAGVSRFVEVGPDAVLAALTRHTLDEEVAQRSLVEAASRRSVDEAGQFLRLLGAAHCSGVTVDWSPLSPAGPVTHLDLPVYAFQHRRYWVQPEDGALGDLGRAGLSTLDHPMLRVAAPLAGRDAWLFSGRLSTTDQPWTADHTAFGSMLLPGTGFVELASAAGSRLDLPVVDELVLEAPLVFEGTAAVDVQVSVTEPDDTGRRRLSVHSRAATGTEPSHPGEPDWTLHATGVLAPADGVTPAWTDPDWPPADGEPIDGTRLYDRLADLGFGYGPSFQGVRAAWSSGDDVFAEVSLDGTTAGRAAAFAVHPALLDAIFHAAIDVLADDLPDGRLPLPFSFGGVRVFRRGASAVRARISRSGSEKVRIDACDATGAAVLSIDAVLARPADARALAGARAPLHTIAWTPVTAPEVPDRPLVALGRPVEGCAKTFEDVAAFVAGGNPTGAAAVWSPGTTAADGADVPATVRAAVHGALAVLRDWLAEPGCADSTLIVLTRNGAGLPGETPDLAAAAVRGLVRSAQAEHPGRIVSVDLSDDDLADPHRRIAAATAMDEPQLAIRAGAAMAPRLVRAATAAPAGEPFGDGTVLITGGAGGLGAVTARHLVTRHGVRRLLLVSRRGSAAPGVAELVGELTALGAHVRVAACDVSRRSDVAALLESVPADEPVTAVVHTAGVVDDGTVETLTAEQVDRVLAPKADAAWHLHELTRDMDLAAFVLFSSAGPLLGGQGQGNYAAANATMDALAQLRRSAGLPAHSLAWGLWKRGMAEALNEAGAEHLARQIRTRLGLSPIEPDTGMLMLDEALTTGEPMLMTALLDTQALTALGRLGTLPAVLRGLIHVPPRDRTADSPLRRRLLDAPADRWEALIRDEVRAIAAGVLGHESADAVDPETPFTELGFDSLGGVEFRNKVTAATGVPLPSTLVFDYPTTAAVADFLRTRVDSAAPARSRPATATARARADEPIAIVGMSCRYPGGVENADQLWDLIAGRVDAIGPMPDDRGWDIDHLYDTVPGTPGETYTREGGFLRAAGDFDAAFFGIGPREAAAMDPQQRLLLEASWEALEDAGIDPASLRGSDTGVYAGVMYQDYGHTAREAADGAAEGYLATGSGGSVVSGRVSYALGLEGPAVTVDTACSSSLVALHLAVQALCAGETSLVLASGVTVMSTPMLFQEFSRQRALSPDGRCKAFSSAADGVAWAEGVGVLALERLSDAQRNGRPVLAVIRGSAVNQDGASNGLTAPNGPSQERVIAQALARAGVSAAEVDAVEAHGTGTTLGDPIEAQALINAYGQDRAEPLRIGSLKSNIGHAQAAAGVGGVIKMVQALRHETLPPTLHVDEPSPHVEWPADAVRILTEAEPWPAGNRPRRAGVSSFGISGTNAHVILEEAPPAPPRPVDPPRPPAVPLLLSARTPAALRSQARRLHDALSERPELDLTDVAVTLALHRARFDRRAAAVGQDRETLLAALARLAADEPGPGIADDAGRTGTTAFLFTGQGAQRTGMGAGLYQAFPAFAAALDEVCAEFDAHLEHSLRDVMFGAADETLLDRTEYTQPALFAFEVAMYRLVESLGVTPDVVAGHSIGELAAAHVAGVWSLPDACTLVAARGRLMGALPAGGSMLAAAVPEGRALELLAAADAGPAVGAVSLAAVNAPDAVVLSGDADAVSAVESRLVAEGVRTSRLRVSHAFHSALMDPMLAEFAEIAAGLTYREPRVPLCSTVTGALAGAEVGTPEYWVRQVREAVRFAPAVRSLLDSGVSLFVELGPDAVLTAMTRATAAADVAAPASVVAASRRTVDEPGQLVAALATAHCAGRPVRWSDYFGARPQARITLPAYPFQHERFWLLPAEAAAPLAGADSAGHPLLHTQMQLAGKDEWLFTGRLSLRTHPWLADHTVLGAVMMPGAGFVELALAAGARLGVPRLAELVLAAPLVLPADGTADLQLTVGEPDAAGHRTVTAHARVADAWVPHAHGLLTPAAPVPAPDWSRAWPPAAGEPVDAEQVYRALADLGFGYGPVFQGVRAAWIRGEEVFADLALDPDSAARATDFGLHPALLDAVLHAAVGPLVEGGPDGRPPLPFAFDGVQVAQSGVGALRVRVARIAPDTLRVDAADATGALVLSVESVRSRPIEPQALAELRGAAPLFDVEWVAVPAVPEADAGRVVVLGDPEAVDAPAPVTSCADPAGLAGLGDVPDTVVWQAPRGTGAGAADVHTGVLTTLALLQNWTGAAHPGRLVIVTRTAAGLPGEEPDLAGAAVAGLVRSAQAEHPGRFLLIDHDGDALPLASLADAVAQDEPHLAVRGGRLLAPRLRSLPATGADAPPSFDRGTVLITGGTGGIGAIVARHLVTAHGARRLLLVSRRGAAADGAAELTAELTGHGAHVEVVACDVTERAAVQDLLAGIGADAPLTAVIHAAGVLDDGTLDTLTAERTTRVLAPKIDAAWHLHELTRDLDLSAFVLFSSAAPLLGGQGQGNYAAANSALDALARLRRGAGLPAHSLAWGLWTVGMAGTLSGDGAEQYARQIRARLGLVPIDPDSGMALFDHALETDRATPMTALLDTAAFTALARGGTLPAVLRGMIRAPRVTASAGVSLARQLAALPDAELGAAVLREVRHVAAAVLGHLSGDAIDPDAPFTELGFDSLGAVEFRNRLAQLTELTLPSTLIFDHPTAADVAKLVRSRIEESGTGVAEQVPAGVRGTITELVSAAHRRGELAAAMPLLTASAALMPLYSADEAATRGPAAQLLARGDTAPALVCIPSFLAGSGSHQFARLARELGGERRVSALRLPGTRAGDDLPPTWTAAIESLAASVAAELGRGPVALIGYSAGGAIAHAVARRIEDDGGTLAGVAMIDTYSPDDIELNRHVLTDALGQILSRNNALTPVDDHGLLAMGGYARIYPDREAEPIAAPTLNLRATLTLSTFGDSDPVPAWQHRGPIEHIEADHFSIIEERAPETAAHLRRWLDSLGGR; encoded by the coding sequence ATGGACAACGAGCAGAAACTTCGCGACTACCTCAAGCGGGCGACGGTCGATCTGCGGGAGAGCCGGCAGCGGGTGCAGGATCTGGAGGAGCGCGCACACGAGCCGATCGCGATCGTGGGCATGGCCTGCCGGCTGCCGGGCGGTGTCGCCTCCCCGGAGGATTTGTGGGAGCTGCTGAGCGCCGGACGTGACGCGGTCGGTCCCTTCCCGGACGGCCGTGGCTGGGACCTGGAGAACCTGTACCACCCGGACCCCGACCACCTCGGCACCTCGTACGCCCGCGAAGGCGGCTTCCTGTACGACGCGGACCGGTTCGACGCCGAGTTCTTCGGCATCAGCCCCCGCGAGGCGGCGGCGATGGACCCCCAGCAGCGGTTGCTGCTGGAGACCAGCTGGGAGGCCTTCGAGCACGCGGGCATCGCCCCGACGACGCTGCGGGGCACCCGTACCGGGGTGTACATGGGCGTCATGTACGACGACTACGGCTCCCGCCCCCACACCCCCGAGGGCTTCGAGGGCTACATGCTGACCGGGAGCGCGGGCAGCGTCGCGTCGGGCCGGCTGGCCTACACCTTCGGCCTGGAGGCGCCGGCGGTGACGGTCGACACCGCGTGTTCCTCCTCGCTCGTCGCGCTGCACCTCGCCGCGCAGGCGCTGCGCCAGGGTGAGTGCTCGATGGCGCTCGCCGGCGGTGTGACCGTGATGGCGACCCCCGGCACGTTCGTGGAGTTCTCCCGGCAGCGCGGGCTGGCGCCGGACGGGCGGTGCAGGGCCTTCTCGTCGTCGGCGGACGGCACGGGCTGGGCCGAGGGCGTGGGCGTGCTGGTGCTGGAGAAGCTGTCCGACGCGGAGCGCGCCGGGCACCGGGTGCTGGCGGTGATGCGGGGCTCGGCGGTGAACCAGGACGGTGCGAGCAGCCAGCTGACCGCACCGAACGGGCCGTCGCAGGAGCGGGTCGTGCGGGCCGCGCTGGCCGACGCGCGGCTGTCGGCGTCCGAGGTGGACGCCGTGGAGGCGCACGGTACGGGTACACGGCTCGGCGATCCGATCGAGGCGCGGGCGCTCATGGCCGCGTACGGCCAGGCCCGGGGGGACGACAACCCGCTGTGGCTGGGTTCCGTGAAGTCGAACATCGGTCACACGCAGGCCGCGGCGGGTGTCGCGGGCGTGATCAAGATGGTCATGGCGATGCGCGAGGGGGTCATGCCCCCGACGCTGCACGTGGACGAGCCGACCCCCGAGGTCGACTGGTCGGCGGGCACCGTACGGCTGCTGACGCGGACTCAGCGGTGGCCGGAGCTCGGCCGTCCGCGCCGGGCGGGTGTGTCGTCCTTCGGCATCAGCGGGACCAACGCCCACGTGATCCTCGAAGAGGCGCCACGCGCCCGTGCCACCGGAGCGGCGGACGACGCACAGCGGCCGGCGCCGGACCGGCCGGCGCTGCCGGCGCCGTGGCTGCTGTCCGCCAAGTCGGAAGCCGCGCTCCGGGCGCAGGCGGGCCGGCTGCGGGACTGGCTCGCCGCGCACCCCGAGGCGGACGACGCTGATGTCGCCGCCGCCCTGCTCACCGGGCGCGCTCACCTGGCGCGGCGCGGCGCGGTGCTGGGCGCCGACCGGACCGCTCTGCTCGCCGGCCTCACGGCCCTGGCCGAGGGCGTGGAGTCCCCGCAGCTCGTGTCGGGTGCCGCCGCCACCGGCAGGACGGCGTTCCTGTTCACCGGTCAGGGTGCGCAACGTGTCGGCATGGGCGAGGGGCTGGCCGCCGCGTTCCCCGTGTTCGCCGCCGCCCTCGACGACATCTGCGCGGAGTTCGACGCCCTGCTCGGGGTGTCGCTGCGCGAGGTCATGTCCGGCCGGGCCGACGACGCCGGGCACGGCGCCCCGCTCGACCGGACGGAGTACACCCAGCCCGCGCTGTTCGCGTTCGAGGTGGCGATGTACCGCCTCCTGGAGTCGTTCGGCGTGACACCGGACGTGGTGGTCGGGCATTCGATCGGTGAGCTGGCCGCGGCCTATGTGGCCGGGGTGTGGTCGCGGGCCGACGCGTGTCGGCTCGTCGCCGCCCGCGGCCGGCTGATGGGCGCGCTGCCGACCGGCGGCGCGATGCTCGCCGCCGCGGTGCCGGAGGAGCGGGCGCGGCACCTGCTCGCGACCGCGCCGGTCTCGCTGGCGGCCGTGAACGGGCCCACGGCCGTGGTGTTCTCGGGCGGTGCGGCGGCGATCGCCGCCCTGGAGGAGCGGCTGAAGGACGAGGGCGTCAGGACGAGCCGGCTGACGGTCAGTCACGCCTTCCACTCGTCGCTGATGGAGCCGATGCTCGCCGCGTACGAGGAGGTCGCCGGGTCCGTCGCGTACCGGCAGCCCCGCATGGACGTGTGCTCCACGGTGTCCGGTGCGCCGGCCGGTCCCGAGCTGCTGACGCCGCAGTACTGGGTGCGGCAGGTGCGCGAGGCCGTGCGGTTCGCCCCGGCGGTGCGGTCGCTCGCCGACGCCGGGGTGAGCCGGTTCGTCGAGGTCGGCCCGGACGCGGTGCTGGCGGCGCTGACCCGCCACACGCTGGACGAGGAGGTGGCGCAGCGCTCCCTGGTCGAGGCGGCGTCACGGCGGAGCGTCGACGAGGCCGGCCAGTTCCTTCGGCTGCTCGGCGCCGCCCATTGCTCGGGCGTCACCGTCGACTGGTCGCCGCTGTCACCGGCAGGGCCGGTCACCCACCTCGACCTGCCGGTGTATGCCTTCCAGCACCGCCGCTACTGGGTGCAGCCCGAGGACGGCGCGCTCGGTGACCTGGGCCGCGCCGGCCTGTCCACGCTCGACCATCCGATGCTGCGCGTCGCCGCGCCGCTCGCCGGGCGTGACGCATGGCTCTTCAGCGGCAGGCTCTCCACCACCGACCAGCCGTGGACCGCTGACCACACGGCGTTCGGTTCGATGCTGCTGCCCGGCACCGGGTTCGTGGAGCTCGCGTCGGCGGCGGGCAGTCGCTTGGACCTGCCCGTCGTGGACGAACTCGTCCTGGAGGCACCGCTGGTGTTCGAAGGCACTGCCGCCGTGGACGTTCAGGTGTCGGTGACCGAGCCCGACGACACCGGCCGACGGCGCCTGTCGGTCCACTCGCGTGCCGCCACCGGCACCGAGCCGTCCCACCCGGGCGAGCCGGACTGGACGCTGCACGCCACCGGCGTCCTCGCTCCCGCCGACGGTGTGACACCGGCCTGGACCGACCCCGACTGGCCGCCGGCCGACGGTGAGCCGATCGACGGAACGCGGCTGTACGACCGGCTCGCCGACCTGGGATTCGGCTACGGTCCGAGCTTCCAGGGCGTGCGCGCCGCCTGGAGCAGCGGTGACGACGTCTTCGCCGAGGTGTCCCTGGACGGGACGACGGCGGGCCGGGCGGCGGCCTTCGCGGTCCATCCGGCGCTGCTGGACGCGATCTTCCACGCCGCCATCGACGTACTCGCCGACGACCTCCCCGACGGCAGGCTGCCGCTTCCGTTCTCCTTCGGGGGCGTCCGCGTCTTCCGGCGCGGCGCGAGCGCGGTCCGCGCACGCATCAGCCGGTCGGGTTCCGAGAAAGTGCGCATCGACGCCTGCGACGCGACCGGCGCCGCCGTGCTGTCGATCGACGCCGTGCTCGCCCGCCCCGCGGACGCGCGCGCTCTCGCCGGGGCCCGCGCCCCGCTCCACACGATCGCCTGGACGCCGGTCACGGCGCCCGAGGTGCCGGACCGGCCCCTGGTGGCCCTGGGAAGGCCCGTCGAGGGTTGCGCGAAGACGTTCGAGGATGTCGCGGCGTTCGTGGCAGGCGGGAACCCCACCGGTGCGGCCGCCGTCTGGTCGCCCGGGACGACGGCGGCGGACGGCGCCGACGTCCCGGCGACCGTTCGCGCCGCCGTGCACGGCGCCCTCGCGGTGCTGCGTGACTGGCTCGCCGAACCGGGCTGCGCCGACTCGACGCTGATCGTGCTGACCCGCAACGGGGCGGGTCTGCCCGGTGAGACGCCGGATCTCGCGGCGGCGGCCGTCCGTGGCCTGGTGCGCAGCGCGCAGGCGGAACATCCGGGGCGCATCGTGAGCGTGGACCTCTCTGACGACGACCTCGCGGACCCGCACCGGCGGATCGCCGCCGCAACCGCCATGGACGAACCCCAGCTCGCGATCCGTGCCGGCGCCGCGATGGCACCGAGGCTGGTCCGTGCGGCCACCGCCGCGCCGGCCGGCGAGCCCTTCGGTGACGGCACGGTCCTGATCACCGGCGGCGCCGGCGGACTGGGCGCGGTCACCGCACGCCACCTGGTCACCCGGCACGGGGTGCGTCGGCTGCTGCTCGTCTCGCGCCGGGGCTCCGCCGCGCCGGGGGTCGCGGAGCTGGTCGGCGAACTGACCGCGCTGGGCGCCCACGTACGCGTCGCCGCCTGCGATGTCAGCAGGCGCTCCGATGTGGCGGCGCTGCTGGAATCCGTACCCGCGGACGAACCGGTGACCGCTGTCGTGCACACCGCAGGCGTGGTCGACGACGGCACCGTCGAGACCCTGACCGCGGAGCAGGTGGACCGGGTGCTCGCCCCGAAGGCCGATGCCGCCTGGCATCTGCACGAGCTCACCCGCGACATGGACCTGGCGGCGTTCGTGCTGTTCTCCTCCGCCGGGCCGCTGCTCGGCGGACAGGGCCAGGGCAACTACGCGGCGGCGAACGCGACGATGGACGCCCTTGCCCAGCTGCGCCGCAGTGCCGGTCTGCCCGCACACTCGCTGGCCTGGGGGCTGTGGAAGCGCGGCATGGCCGAGGCGCTGAACGAGGCGGGCGCCGAACACCTGGCCCGTCAGATCCGCACGCGTCTGGGTCTGTCCCCGATCGAGCCGGACACCGGCATGCTGATGCTCGACGAAGCGCTGACCACCGGCGAACCGATGCTGATGACCGCGCTGCTCGACACGCAGGCGCTCACCGCGCTGGGCCGGCTCGGCACGCTGCCCGCCGTGCTGCGCGGTCTGATCCACGTGCCGCCGCGCGACCGGACCGCCGACAGCCCGTTGCGCCGACGGTTGCTGGACGCCCCCGCCGATCGATGGGAGGCGCTGATCCGCGACGAGGTCCGCGCGATCGCCGCCGGGGTGCTCGGCCACGAGTCGGCCGACGCCGTCGACCCCGAGACGCCCTTCACGGAACTGGGCTTCGACTCGCTCGGCGGAGTCGAGTTCCGCAACAAGGTGACCGCCGCCACCGGTGTCCCGCTTCCGTCCACGCTGGTGTTCGACTACCCGACCACCGCCGCCGTCGCGGACTTCCTGCGTACCCGGGTCGACAGCGCGGCGCCGGCGAGGTCGCGCCCCGCCACGGCCACCGCCAGGGCCAGGGCCGACGAGCCGATCGCGATCGTCGGCATGAGCTGCCGGTACCCCGGCGGCGTGGAGAACGCCGACCAGCTCTGGGACCTGATCGCCGGGCGCGTCGACGCGATCGGCCCGATGCCCGACGACCGCGGCTGGGACATCGACCACCTGTACGACACCGTCCCCGGCACGCCCGGCGAGACGTACACACGGGAAGGCGGATTCCTGCGCGCCGCCGGTGATTTCGATGCCGCCTTCTTCGGCATCGGCCCCCGTGAGGCAGCGGCGATGGACCCGCAGCAGCGGCTGCTGCTCGAAGCGTCCTGGGAAGCGCTTGAGGACGCCGGTATCGACCCGGCCTCCCTGCGCGGCAGCGACACCGGGGTGTACGCCGGCGTCATGTACCAGGACTACGGCCACACGGCGCGCGAGGCCGCCGACGGTGCCGCGGAAGGCTATCTAGCGACCGGATCGGGCGGCAGCGTCGTGTCCGGCCGGGTGTCCTATGCCCTTGGTCTGGAAGGACCCGCGGTGACGGTGGACACGGCGTGCTCGTCGTCGCTGGTGGCCCTGCACCTGGCGGTGCAGGCACTGTGCGCCGGGGAGACGTCGCTGGTCCTGGCCAGCGGGGTGACGGTCATGTCCACCCCGATGCTGTTCCAGGAGTTCTCCCGGCAGCGGGCCCTGTCACCGGACGGGCGCTGCAAGGCGTTCTCGAGCGCCGCGGACGGTGTCGCGTGGGCCGAGGGCGTCGGCGTGCTCGCCCTGGAGCGGTTGTCCGACGCACAGCGCAACGGGCGCCCCGTGCTGGCCGTGATCCGCGGCAGCGCGGTCAACCAGGACGGCGCGAGCAACGGCCTGACCGCACCGAACGGACCCTCTCAGGAGCGGGTGATCGCCCAGGCGCTGGCCAGGGCAGGGGTGTCGGCGGCCGAGGTGGACGCCGTGGAGGCGCACGGTACCGGCACCACGCTGGGTGACCCGATCGAGGCACAGGCGCTGATCAACGCCTACGGCCAGGACCGGGCCGAGCCGCTGCGGATCGGGTCGCTGAAGTCGAACATCGGGCACGCGCAGGCCGCTGCCGGTGTCGGCGGTGTGATCAAGATGGTCCAGGCGCTGCGGCACGAGACGCTGCCGCCCACCCTGCACGTCGACGAGCCGTCACCGCACGTGGAGTGGCCGGCGGACGCGGTACGGATCCTGACCGAGGCCGAGCCGTGGCCCGCCGGCAATCGCCCGCGCCGGGCGGGGGTGTCGTCGTTCGGGATCAGCGGGACCAATGCGCACGTGATCCTGGAGGAGGCGCCCCCGGCCCCGCCCCGGCCGGTCGATCCACCCCGCCCGCCGGCCGTGCCGCTGCTGTTGTCCGCGCGGACACCCGCCGCGCTGCGGTCCCAGGCGCGCCGTCTGCACGACGCGCTGAGCGAACGTCCGGAGCTCGACCTCACCGATGTCGCGGTGACGCTGGCACTGCACCGCGCGCGGTTCGACCGGCGCGCGGCCGCCGTGGGCCAGGACCGGGAGACACTGCTCGCCGCCCTGGCGCGCCTGGCGGCCGACGAGCCGGGACCGGGCATCGCCGACGACGCCGGCCGGACCGGGACGACCGCGTTCCTGTTCACCGGCCAGGGCGCCCAGCGGACCGGGATGGGCGCCGGCCTGTACCAGGCGTTCCCCGCCTTCGCGGCGGCGCTCGACGAGGTGTGCGCGGAGTTCGACGCCCACCTGGAGCACTCGCTGCGGGACGTGATGTTCGGCGCGGCCGACGAGACGCTGCTCGACCGCACCGAGTACACCCAGCCCGCGCTGTTCGCGTTCGAGGTGGCGATGTACCGCCTCGTCGAGTCGCTGGGCGTGACGCCGGACGTGGTCGCCGGGCACTCGATCGGCGAGCTGGCCGCGGCCCACGTGGCCGGTGTGTGGTCGTTGCCGGACGCGTGCACCCTCGTCGCGGCCCGGGGCCGTTTGATGGGGGCGCTGCCGGCGGGCGGGAGCATGCTGGCCGCCGCGGTGCCGGAAGGGCGGGCCCTGGAGCTGCTGGCGGCGGCCGACGCCGGTCCGGCAGTCGGCGCGGTCTCCCTGGCCGCGGTGAACGCCCCCGACGCGGTGGTCCTCTCCGGAGACGCCGACGCGGTCTCGGCGGTCGAGTCGAGGCTCGTGGCCGAAGGCGTCAGGACCAGCAGGCTGCGGGTGAGCCACGCGTTCCACTCCGCCCTGATGGACCCGATGCTGGCCGAGTTCGCGGAGATCGCCGCCGGCCTGACGTACCGTGAGCCGCGCGTCCCTCTGTGCTCCACGGTCACCGGCGCGTTGGCCGGCGCAGAGGTGGGCACGCCCGAGTACTGGGTACGGCAGGTGCGCGAGGCGGTGCGCTTCGCCCCGGCGGTGCGGTCCCTGCTCGACTCGGGCGTGAGCCTGTTCGTCGAGCTCGGCCCGGACGCGGTGCTGACGGCCATGACCCGCGCCACCGCGGCGGCCGACGTCGCGGCCCCCGCCTCGGTGGTCGCGGCGTCCCGCCGCACCGTCGACGAACCCGGACAGCTGGTCGCCGCGCTGGCCACCGCGCACTGCGCGGGCCGGCCGGTGCGGTGGTCCGACTACTTCGGAGCGCGACCGCAGGCACGGATCACCCTGCCCGCCTATCCCTTCCAGCACGAACGCTTCTGGCTGCTGCCCGCGGAGGCCGCAGCGCCGCTCGCCGGCGCCGACTCGGCCGGCCATCCGCTGCTGCACACCCAGATGCAGCTCGCCGGCAAGGACGAATGGCTGTTCACCGGCAGGCTCTCGCTGCGCACGCACCCCTGGCTCGCCGACCACACGGTCCTGGGCGCGGTCATGATGCCAGGGGCCGGATTCGTGGAACTGGCCCTGGCGGCCGGCGCCCGGCTCGGTGTGCCACGGCTGGCTGAACTGGTCCTCGCGGCGCCGCTGGTCCTCCCGGCCGACGGCACCGCGGACCTCCAGCTCACCGTGGGCGAACCCGACGCGGCCGGGCACCGGACCGTGACCGCCCATGCCCGCGTCGCCGACGCCTGGGTGCCGCACGCCCATGGCCTGCTCACGCCCGCCGCACCGGTCCCGGCACCGGACTGGTCCCGCGCGTGGCCTCCGGCGGCGGGCGAGCCGGTCGACGCGGAGCAGGTGTACCGCGCGCTCGCCGACCTCGGCTTCGGGTACGGCCCGGTGTTCCAGGGTGTTCGCGCCGCCTGGATCCGTGGGGAGGAGGTCTTCGCCGACCTGGCGCTCGACCCCGACAGCGCGGCGCGCGCCACCGACTTCGGGCTGCACCCGGCACTGCTGGACGCGGTGCTCCACGCGGCGGTCGGACCTCTCGTCGAGGGCGGGCCCGACGGCCGGCCGCCCCTCCCTTTCGCCTTCGACGGTGTCCAGGTGGCACAGTCCGGCGTGGGCGCCCTGCGCGTCCGTGTCGCCCGCATCGCACCGGACACCCTGCGCGTGGACGCGGCCGACGCGACCGGTGCCCTCGTGCTGAGCGTGGAATCGGTGCGGTCCCGCCCGATCGAGCCGCAGGCGCTGGCCGAGCTGCGCGGCGCGGCACCGCTGTTCGACGTGGAATGGGTCGCCGTGCCCGCCGTCCCGGAGGCGGACGCGGGGCGCGTCGTCGTACTGGGTGACCCGGAGGCCGTCGACGCCCCGGCGCCCGTGACGAGCTGTGCCGATCCGGCCGGGCTCGCGGGACTGGGGGACGTTCCCGACACGGTGGTGTGGCAGGCGCCCCGCGGGACAGGAGCGGGCGCGGCGGACGTCCACACCGGCGTCCTGACGACGCTCGCCCTGTTGCAGAACTGGACGGGCGCCGCTCACCCCGGTCGGCTCGTGATCGTGACCCGCACGGCCGCGGGGCTGCCCGGCGAGGAGCCCGATCTGGCCGGGGCCGCCGTGGCGGGCCTCGTGCGCAGCGCACAGGCCGAGCATCCGGGCCGTTTCCTGCTCATCGACCACGACGGCGACGCCCTGCCGCTCGCCTCGCTCGCCGACGCCGTGGCACAGGACGAACCGCACCTGGCCGTGCGCGGGGGACGGCTCCTGGCACCGCGACTGCGGTCGCTGCCCGCCACCGGAGCGGACGCGCCGCCGTCGTTCGACCGGGGCACCGTGCTCATCACCGGCGGCACCGGCGGCATCGGTGCGATCGTCGCCCGGCATCTTGTCACGGCGCACGGCGCACGGCGGCTGCTGCTGGTGTCGCGACGCGGCGCAGCCGCCGACGGCGCCGCCGAACTGACCGCCGAGCTGACCGGCCACGGCGCCCACGTCGAGGTCGTGGCGTGCGACGTCACCGAACGCGCCGCTGTCCAGGACCTGTTGGCCGGCATCGGTGCCGACGCGCCGCTGACCGCAGTCATCCACGCGGCGGGCGTCCTGGACGACGGCACACTCGACACCCTGACCGCCGAGCGGACGACACGGGTGCTGGCGCCGAAGATCGACGCGGCATGGCATCTGCACGAGCTGACGCGCGATCTGGATCTGTCGGCGTTCGTGCTCTTCTCGTCCGCGGCCCCGCTGCTCGGCGGACAAGGACAGGGCAACTACGCCGCCGCGAACAGCGCGCTCGACGCCCTGGCACGCCTGCGGCGCGGTGCGGGCCTGCCCGCGCACTCCCTGGCCTGGGGGCTGTGGACCGTCGGCATGGCAGGGACGCTCAGCGGGGACGGTGCCGAGCAGTACGCCCGCCAGATCCGGGCCAGGCTGGGCCTGGTCCCGATCGACCCGGATTCCGGGATGGCGCTGTTCGACCACGCGCTGGAGACCGACCGGGCGACACCGATGACGGCGCTGCTGGACACGGCGGCGTTCACCGCCCTGGCACGCGGCGGCACCCTGCCCGCGGTGCTGCGCGGCATGATCCGGGCCCCCCGGGTCACCGCTAGCGCCGGTGTCAGCCTGGCGCGGCAGCTGGCCGCCCTGCCCGACGCCGAGCTCGGCGCCGCGGTCCTGCGCGAGGTACGCCACGTCGCGGCCGCGGTCCTCGGCCACCTCTCCGGTGACGCGATCGACCCGGACGCGCCGTTCACCGAGCTGGGGTTCGACTCCCTCGGTGCCGTCGAGTTCCGGAACCGGCTGGCACAGCTGACCGAGCTGACGTTGCCGTCGACGCTGATCTTCGACCACCCGACCGCCGCCGACGTGGCGAAGCTGGTGCGGTCGCGGATCGAGGAGTCCGGAACCGGCGTGGCCGAGCAGGTACCGGCCGGCGTGCGCGGCACGATCACCGAGCTGGTGTCGGCGGCGCATCGCCGCGGTGAGCTGGCGGCGGCGATGCCGCTGCTGACCGCGAGCGCCGCCCTGATGCCCCTGTACTCCGCCGACGAGGCCGCCACCCGGGGCCCGGCCGCGCAGCTCCTGGCGCGCGGCGACACGGCACCGGCACTGGTCTGCATCCCCTCGTTCCTCGCGGGATCGGGTTCCCACCAGTTCGCGCGCCTCGCCCGTGAACTGGGCGGCGAGCGGCGGGTCAGCGCGCTGCGGCTGCCCGGCACGCGCGCGGGTGACGACCTGCCACCGACCTGGACGGCGGCGATCGAGAGCCTCGCCGCGAGCGTCGCGGCGGAGCTCGGCCGAGGCCCGGTGGCGCTCATCGGCTATTCGGCCGGTGGCGCGATCGCCCATGCGGTCGCCCGGCGGATCGAGGACGACGGCGGCACACTGGCGGGCGTCGCGATGATCGACACCTACTCCCCGGACGACATCGAACTCAACCGCCACGTGCTCACCGACGCGCTGGGGCAGATCCTGTCCCGGAACAACGCCCTGACCCCCGTGGACGACCACGGCCTGCTCGCCATGGGCGGCTACGCGCGCATCTACCCCGATCGCGAGGCCGAACCGATCGCCGCACCCACCCTGAATCTGCGGGCCACCCTGACGCTGAGCACCTTCGGAGACAGCGATCCGGTCCCGGCCTGGCAGCACCGTGGACCGATCGAGCACATCGAGGCGGATCACTTCTCGATCATCGAGGAGCGGGCGCCGGAGACCGCCGCGCATCTGCGGCGCTGGCTGGACTCACTCGGCGGCCGGTGA